A single window of Nicotiana sylvestris chromosome 3, ASM39365v2, whole genome shotgun sequence DNA harbors:
- the LOC104228192 gene encoding uncharacterized protein produces MHPLSSSSPPQLPNDSSDSGVSAERRLREAEERLREAIEELQRRQRRARGLYPPCDHADESCVANAIGNVCQSFLLSYGVRVGIGILLRAFKLARGQSYSSLLDLKQLVSEKDLIVREEACRIGLLFGGFTGSYHALRCLLRKLRRKETPLNAILAGSVAGLAILALDDSNRRRTLALYLLARLAQCAYNSAKTKNRFHLWGSHWSHGDSLLFALACAQVMYSFIMRPESLPKAYKDFIQKTGPVAAPVYKAVKDCCRGSPVDVASLHAYLSKAKGSNTMKLEEFPSIIPCSVIHPGTNSCLVHNANAAAATFRKTFPLYFSLTFVPFVVLRLQKFMDAPTRTCWYALTGAVRSTTFLSAFVGIFQAAICSHRKVASKDHKLVYWVAGALSGLSVLLEKKARRGELALYVLPRAADSLWYILVNRHLLPAIKNAEVPLFCACMGGIMYYLEHEPDTMAPFLRGLIRRFLASRISNPTPPSNRSASYTYLHTLDAMKEPKVPDNRETETLTAEKYNLESIPGL; encoded by the exons ATGCATCCTCTGTCCTCTTCTTCCCCGCCGCAGTTACCTAACGACTCCAGTGACAGTGGTGTCTCCGCCGAGCGCCGTCTTCGTGAGGCGGAGGAACGCTTGAGAGAGGCAATTGAAGAGCTTCAGCGCCGGCAACGTCGTGCCCGGGGTTTATACCCGCCCTGTGACCATGCCGACGAATCCTGTGTTGCCAACGCTATCGGCAACGTTTGCCAAAGTTTTCTTCTCTCTTACGGTGTGCGCGTTGGCATCGGAATTCTCCTCCGCGCTTTTAAGCTGGCTCGCGGCCAATCCTATTCCTCCCTACTTGATCTCAAG CAACTTGTCTCCGAAAAAGATCTAATTGTAAGAGAGGAAGCATGTCGAATTGGTTTGCTCTTTGGGGGATTTACTGGTTCCTATCATGCTCTGAGATGCTTGCTGAGAAAGCTGAGGAGAAAAGAGACACCCCTAAATGC AATTTTAGCAGGTTCAGTGGCAGGTCTGGCTATATTAGCATTAGATGATTCCAACAGGCGGAGAACGCTTGCCTTGTATCTTTTGGCAAGGCTAGCACAG TGTGCATATAATTCTGCCAAAACCAAGAACCGGTTTCATCTGTGGGGAAGTCACTGGAGTCACGGAGATTCTTTACTCTTTGCATTGGCATGTGCCCAG GTCATGTATTCCTTCATAATGCGTCCTGAGAGTCTTCCAAAAGCATATAAAGATTTCATTCAGAAGACTGGGCCAGTTGCAGCACCTGTCTACAAAGCCGTTAAGGATTGCTGCAGAGGCTCTCCAGTTGATGTTGCTTCATTACATGCTTATTTATCCAAAGCAAAGGGTTCTAACACTATGAAGTTGGAAGAATTTCCATCTATTATCCCGTGTTCTGTAATTCATCCAGGCACCAACTCTTGCTTAGTTCATAATGCTAATGCAGCAGCAGCTACTTTCCGGAAGACATTTCCTCTTTACTTCTCTTTGACTTTTGTGCCCTTTGTCGTTCTACGCTTGCAGAAG TTTATGGATGCTCCTACGCGCACCTGTTGGTATGCTCTTACAGGGGCTGTTCGTTCAACAACCTTCTTGTCCGCTTTTGTTGGAATCTTTCAG GCTGCCATATGTTCCCACCGGAAGGTGGCGTCAAAGGACCATAAGCTTGTATATTGGGTAGCTGGGGCTCTCTCAGGCCTCTCTGTGTTGCTGGAGAAGAAAGCTAGACGTGGCGAACTTGCCTTATATGTTCTTCCTCGAGCTGCAGATTCTTTGTGGTATATACTAGTGAATCGCCATTTGCTTCCGGCTATCAAGAATGCAGAG GTGCCCTTGTTTTGTGCCTGTATGGGTGGTATTATGTACTACTTGGAGCATGAACCAGACACCATGGCTCCCTTCCTCAGGGGCCTGATCCGCCGCTTCCTTGCTAGCAGAATCAGCAATCCTACTCCTCCGTCAAATAGAAGTGCCTCTTATACATATCTACACACTCTCGATGCCATGAAGGAGCCAAAAGTGCCAGATAACCGAGAGACTGAAACTTTAACTGCAGAGAAATACAATCTTGAATCAATTCCAGGACTTTGA
- the LOC104228199 gene encoding uncharacterized protein, giving the protein MDATEVSGWQTGSSANIIQWRVLEQAKLTGSIIPDTKLLAGFSLASVTTRREILLPTNAEGVMKTTLFEVVDDYMGYSIILGRPWLHEIKAVPSTYHQLLKFPTPEEIKQIRGDQPAAREMNAILVSNSKGKEHAT; this is encoded by the exons ATGGATGCGACAGAGGTTTCCGGTTGGCAAACAG GAAGTTCAGCTAATATTATTCAATGGAGAGTGCTGGAGCAAGCCAAGCTAACTGGAAGCATCATTCCGGACACAAAGCTCCTCGCCGGGTTCAGCTTAGCTAGTGTGACAACCCGCAGGGAGATCCTGCTGCCCACAAATGCTGAAGGGGTCATGAAGACGACCTTGTTTGAAGTAGTAGACGACTACATGGGCTATAGCATTATTCTTGGAAGGCCATGGCTACACGAGATAAAGGCTGTGCCATCAACATACCATCAACTCCTGAAATTTCCAACTCCAGaggaaattaaacaaataagaggaGATCAACCAGCGGcaagggagatgaatgcaatcTTGGTTTCTAATAGTAAAGGGAAGGAACATGCGACATAG